CGAGGCTTGTGAGGATAGCTTGCTTCTGGCTTTCCCATGTTTCTTCACTTGGAGGAATGGTTTCATCAAGTCTTGCGACAATATAGCCTCCGGGAAGTTCAAAAGCTTGCTTCAGCCAAGTGTTTTTGGTTGACGCAAAGGCAGCTTCAGTCAGCTTAGGATTCATACCAAGACCGGGAATAAAACCGTCTCTACCGAAAGGCTCAGAGGTTTTGAGGTCTTTTTTGATTGATTTAAGTTCCTGCTCAGCTGTTTCCGGAGTGGAAAGCTTGCCCATGATAACAGTTGCTTTAATTTTTGCCATCTCCATTGCCTGCTGTTGAGCAAGAAAGTCATTGATGTCTTTCTTAACTTCTTCAAGCGGGTTGAGAGATGCCGGAATTTCTTCAACTTTCTGAGCTATGAGATATCCATTATCTACTGCAACAGGCATTTCAGTTGAACTTCCTTTAGGAAGACCTATAATTGTTTTTGCTGCGTCTTCAGTCATGCCGAACGCACGGGTGAGGTTCTCAAGGGTTGCTTTTTCACTTTTCTGAATTGCAACTCCAAGTTCTTCGCCGACGGCGTCAAGTTTCATGCCTGAAGCGAGGAGGTCGATTGCATGGTCAAGCTTTGAGCTGATTGAATCAGCAGCTTTTTCTTGAGCAATTGTGTTTCTAATTTCAGTTTCAACCTGATCGAAAGCTTTCTGTCCAGATTCGCGGGTGTCGTCGACTTTTATTATGTGGAAGCCGAAGCGTGTGCGGACAGGTTCACTGATTTGACCTTTTTTAAGTTTGAAAGCTGCATCTTCGAAAGGTTTAACCATTGCACCGCGGCTGAACCATCCGAGTTCTCCGCCTTTTGTTTTGCTTGGGCCTTCGGAATATTTTTCTGCAAGCTTGGCAAAGTCTCCGCCAGCTTTTATTTTTGCTAGAATTTTCTGAATTTTATTTTCTGCTTTTTTAATGTCGGCAGAACTGGCATTTTCATCGACAAGCAGAAGAATGTGACGGGCTTTAATCTGTTCATCCTGCTCAAAATGATCTTTGTTTGCTGCATAGTAACTGCTC
This DNA window, taken from Maridesulfovibrio ferrireducens, encodes the following:
- a CDS encoding SurA N-terminal domain-containing protein; its protein translation is MLDIMRQNAQGWGIKVLFGIIILVFIFAFGMSGFDGNTDPVIAYVNDEPIPTQEFVEIYRQTAEILREQDPNIDPDQLQSPEFKKAILNQIINSKILEAEARRLGISISNSELYYEISKIPAFTTADGKFDKSRYQNYLQGRQMSASTFENDMRNSNLIQKIQEYVAIPAVPTEAQARALFNWAGERSQIDYYYVSGADFLDKAKIEDSAIEAYYKANPNSFTVPTRSKIEYISFTPEELSVYEDVSPEELSSYYAANKDHFEQDEQIKARHILLLVDENASSADIKKAENKIQKILAKIKAGGDFAKLAEKYSEGPSKTKGGELGWFSRGAMVKPFEDAAFKLKKGQISEPVRTRFGFHIIKVDDTRESGQKAFDQVETEIRNTIAQEKAADSISSKLDHAIDLLASGMKLDAVGEELGVAIQKSEKATLENLTRAFGMTEDAAKTIIGLPKGSSTEMPVAVDNGYLIAQKVEEIPASLNPLEEVKKDINDFLAQQQAMEMAKIKATVIMGKLSTPETAEQELKSIKKDLKTSEPFGRDGFIPGLGMNPKLTEAAFASTKNTWLKQAFELPGGYIVARLDETIPPSEETWESQKQAILTSLERQQANEMINSFMTELRSKAKVEVVRPDILNN